A genomic segment from Carassius auratus strain Wakin chromosome 25, ASM336829v1, whole genome shotgun sequence encodes:
- the LOC113042923 gene encoding probable G-protein coupled receptor 22 encodes MHVPPATEEESTMSNVTVLDITESVSPAMTVASPYPYTLSFQVSLTGFLMLEIVLGLSSNLTVLALYCMKSNLVNSVSNIVTMNLHVLDVLVCVCCIPLTIVVLMLSLQDDTVLVCCFHEACVSFASVATAANVLAITLDRYDISVKPANRVLTMGRAVALLGCIWVLSFLSFLVPFIEVGFLGPEPTKANQTTVVHVNEYYTELGLYYHLVAQIPIFCLTAIIMLVTYTKILQALNIRIGTRFHATQKKKKKMRRKNNFSLMSTSEQQLPEITDASQSSNRGNAPLGMRTSVSVIIALRRAVKRHRERRERQKRVFRMSLLIISTFLLCWTPITVLNTVILSTGPSDLTVKLRMGFLVMAYGTTVFHPLLYAFTRQKFQKVLKSKMKKRVVSIIEADPLPNNAVIRNSWIDPKRNKKVTFDDHEARQKCLSSEDAD; translated from the coding sequence ATGCACGTCCCTCCCGCAACGGAGGAAGAAAGCACCATGAGTAACGTTACAGTCCTCGACATCACTGAGTCCGTGAGTCCCGCCATGACGGTGGCCAGCCCTTACCCTTACACACTCAGCTTCCAGGTGTCCCTGACCGGATTCCTCATGCTGGAGATCGTCCTGGGATTGAGCAGCAACCTTACCGTACTGGCCCTCTACTGCATGAAGTCCAACCTGGTCAATTCTGTCAGCAACATTGTCACCATGAACCTCCATGTGCTGGATGTGTTGGTGTGCGTTTGCTGCATCCCTCTGACCATTGTTGTGTTGATGCTGTCGCTGCAAGACGACACGGTGCTCGTCTGCTGCTTTCATGAGGCCTGCGTGTCCTTTGCAAGCGTGGCTACGGCAGCAAACGTACTAGCCATCACTTTGGACCGATACGACATCTCCGTGAAACCAGCCAATCGTGTGCTGACTATGGGACGAGCGGTAGCTCTGTTAGGTTGCATTTGGGTGCTGTCCTTTCTCAGTTTCTTGGTGCCATTTATCGAGGTGGGATTCTTGGGACCGGAGCCCACCAAAGCCAATCAGACCACCGTTGTCCACGTCAACGAATATTACACTGAACTTGGTCTGTACTACCACCTAGTGGCCCAAATCCCCATTTTCTGTTTGACTGCCATCATCATGCTAGTCACGTACACCAAGATCCTACAGGCACTCAACATACGCATTGGTACACGCTTCCACGctacacagaagaagaagaaaaagatgagGAGGAAAAATAACTTTTCCCTTATGTCAACATCTGAGCAACAGCTGCCCGAGATCACGGACGCCTCGCAGAGCAGCAACCGAGGAAATGCTCCGCTTGGCATGCGCACATCCGTCTCGGTGATCATCGCTCTGCGAAGGGCCGTCAAACGCCACCGTGAGCGGCGTGAGCGCCAAAAGCGCGTTTTCCGCATGTCGTTGCTCATCATCTCCACGTTCCTTCTCTGCTGGACGCCCATCACTGTTTTAaacactgtgatcctcagcacaGGCCCCAGCGACCTCACCGTCAAGCTCCGAATGGGTTTTCTGGTCATGGCCTACGGCACCACGGTCTTCCATCCTCTCTTGTATGCCTTCACGAGGCAGAAGTTCCAGAAAGtcttgaaaagcaaaatgaagAAACGGGTGGTTTCCATCATCGAAGCAGATCCGCTGCCGAACAATGCGGTGATTCGAAACTCCTGGATTGATCCCAAACGGAATAAGAAAGTGACGTTTGACGATCACGAAGCCAGGCAGAAATGCCTATCATCCGAAGATGCAGACTAA